The Ramlibacter algicola genome segment CGGCGCGGCGACCTGCACGAAAGTGAAGGTGTCGCGCCACTGCGGGTACTTCTCCAGCAGCCGCTCCACGGCGTGCAGGCGTTCCAGGATGCCCTTGGTGTAGTCGAAGCGGTCGACGCCGACCGCGATGCGGTGGTCCTCCGGGATCCCGAGCGTCGCACGCACCTGCGCGCGGCACGCTTCCGGCGTCGCCCAGGAAGCCAGCGTCGAGGCCGTCGGCCATTCGATCGAGATCGGGTACGCGGCCACGAAGGTCTGCTCCCCGCGGAACGACACGGTGGAGTGCTCGTGCTCGATGCGCGCTTCGAGGTAGCGGTCGACCGACTCGAGGAAGTTCTTGCCGTGCGTGGGCGTGTGGAAGCCCATGATCGTGCTGCCCAGCATGCCTTCCAGCAGCTCGTCGCGCCACGGGCAAATGCCGAACGATTCCGGGTTCGGCCAAGGGATGTGCCAGAACGTCAGGATCGTCGCGCGCGGCAGGCGGCTGCGCACCATCGCCGGCAGCAGCGCGAAGTGGTAGTCCTGCACCAGCACCACCGGGTCGTCGCTGCGCGCCTCCGCCACGACGGCGTCGGCGAACCGCTGGTTGACCTCGCGGTAGTGCCGCCAGTCGGACTCGCGGAACACCGGCCGCACGTGGGCCACGTGGCACAAGGGCCAGAGGCCTTCGTTGGCGAAGCCGTAGTAGTAGCCCTGTTCCTGCTCCTCGGTGAGCCAGACCCGGCGCAGGCGGTAGTCGTCCTGGCCAGGCGGCAGCGACACGCGGTCGTGGCGGTCCACCACGTCGCGGTCCGCGCTGCCACTGCCGTGCGCGATCCACGTGCCGGAACAGGCGCGCATCACGGGCTCGACGGCGGTCACGAGGCCACTGGCCGGACGGCGCACGACGATGCTGCCCGCGGGGTCCTGCTCGTGGATATAGGGCTCGCGGTTGGACACGACGAGGATCTCGTCGCCGCGCAGCTGCGTGCGCAGCAGCGACTGCAGCCGCGCCGCGTCCCAGCCGGTCTCGTGCGTCGCCGCGCGCCGGTATTCGTCCTCGAGGTCGCGCAGCCTGGTGCGCACCTCGGCGGCGAGCGGCGCCAGTTCGCCGCCGCCGTCCAGCGGCCGCAGCAGGCCCTCGCCGCGCAGCAGCGCGCGCGTGCCCTTGATCCAGCCGCGCCAGCTCAGTTGCGCGACCGCCATCGTCACCAGCGCGATCAGCACGCCGAGGCCCGTGATCAGCAGCACCAGGTAGCGGCGCGTGTCCTGGCTGCGGCGCTCGATGAAGCTGAGGTCGTGCAGCAGCACCAGCTGCCCCACCGGGCCCGACTCGGCGCGGACCTCGTGCAGGCTCAGGTGGACCGGCCCGCCGTCCAGGCGCAATGCCGGATCCGCTTCGCCATTGAGCCGGACGGCCTGGGCGCAGGTGACGTCGGGCGGGAAGGACGGCGTGCGCACCAGCATCTCGCCCATGGGCGAACACCAGCCGATGGCGACCAGGCGCTCGTCCTGCACGGCGCGGCCGAACAACGCGCGCAGCTTGCGCCCGTTCGGTTCGCGCAAGGCGTCGGCCACGGATTCGGACAGTGTGTTGGCGACGAGTTCGCCGCGCAGGTCGAGGTCGCGCGCGAACCAGCGCAGGGTCAGGCGGTCCACGACCGGCAACGACAGCCACGCGGTGATCGCCAGCACGAGGATGAGCGGGACCAGGAAGCGCAGCTGCAGTTGCAGGTTCTTCATCGTCGTTCCCGGTTCTTGCGCCAGATCGCCAGCAGGATCAGGCCGTAGGCCATCAGGCGCGGAACGTAGAACAGCGGCTCATTCTCGCTCGCGAACGGCACCAGCGCGAGGGCGACGCGGTCCGCGGACTCGATCCAGAACGAGATGGCGAACAGCAGGAAGAAGCGGTCGCGCGTGCGCCGCCAGAAGCGGAAGAAATACAAGCCGGCCACCAGCCAGCCGGCGGCAATCGCGCCCGCAAGCACGTCCTCCATCAGTCCTCCTCCCAGATCAGCCCGAACAGCAGGAGCAGGACGGCGGCGAGTCCCACCCCGAGGCGCCACATGCGCAGGTCCACTTCGACTGCCCACACGACCTTGTCGGCCAGCAGCAGGATGTTGTTGACGGTCAGCAAGGCGAACGAGGACGCGGCCCAGAACAGCAGGCGCACCTTGTTGCTCACGTATCCGCGCCAGAGCAGCACGGTGCACAGCGCGCTCGTGATGGCGCACAGGGCATAGATCAGGGGGGCCATCAGCGCTCCTCCTTCTTCCAGCGGAAAGCGTCGG includes the following:
- a CDS encoding alpha,alpha-trehalose-phosphate synthase (UDP-forming), producing MKNLQLQLRFLVPLILVLAITAWLSLPVVDRLTLRWFARDLDLRGELVANTLSESVADALREPNGRKLRALFGRAVQDERLVAIGWCSPMGEMLVRTPSFPPDVTCAQAVRLNGEADPALRLDGGPVHLSLHEVRAESGPVGQLVLLHDLSFIERRSQDTRRYLVLLITGLGVLIALVTMAVAQLSWRGWIKGTRALLRGEGLLRPLDGGGELAPLAAEVRTRLRDLEDEYRRAATHETGWDAARLQSLLRTQLRGDEILVVSNREPYIHEQDPAGSIVVRRPASGLVTAVEPVMRACSGTWIAHGSGSADRDVVDRHDRVSLPPGQDDYRLRRVWLTEEQEQGYYYGFANEGLWPLCHVAHVRPVFRESDWRHYREVNQRFADAVVAEARSDDPVVLVQDYHFALLPAMVRSRLPRATILTFWHIPWPNPESFGICPWRDELLEGMLGSTIMGFHTPTHGKNFLESVDRYLEARIEHEHSTVSFRGEQTFVAAYPISIEWPTASTLASWATPEACRAQVRATLGIPEDHRIAVGVDRFDYTKGILERLHAVERLLEKYPQWRDTFTFVQVAAPTRASLEEYQAFQQRIHALAERINRRFSAGGRGVVRLLAQHHEPEAVTRLYRAADACLVTSLHDGMNLVCKEFVAARDDEQGVLVLSRFAGAARDLPEALVVNPYHVEEVADALHRALTMPPAEQRERMASLRSTVREFNVYRWAGHMLADAARWRLRERVSRRVLRHGSAENDDPLARRA
- a CDS encoding DUF5985 family protein gives rise to the protein MEDVLAGAIAAGWLVAGLYFFRFWRRTRDRFFLLFAISFWIESADRVALALVPFASENEPLFYVPRLMAYGLILLAIWRKNRERR
- a CDS encoding DUF5985 family protein → MAPLIYALCAITSALCTVLLWRGYVSNKVRLLFWAASSFALLTVNNILLLADKVVWAVEVDLRMWRLGVGLAAVLLLLFGLIWEED